A single region of the Thermotoga profunda AZM34c06 genome encodes:
- a CDS encoding SPOR domain-containing protein, protein MPKGQIRLTEMQARLLAILIIALSIGFVSFTLATFFVLKSRSNIQVEIVEVPPPKIEVPTKASTSTDSSTEYVTPSVYRIEEFDYKKLVIQAVEVVEKGASVSVYVLQSEDALKVIRASNLPFLICQYSKDTYTVGIVGDYIFQNLTPMRTLYGVLVLSVVNKETAMERVLAFRSAGYPAYLMHFTRDGRDWYSLVIGAFSDVNSAEDFNKKLDWTEVMKIAGTQRPGYVGRITP, encoded by the coding sequence GTGCCGAAAGGTCAAATCAGATTGACCGAAATGCAGGCTCGATTACTTGCTATATTAATAATCGCATTGAGCATCGGTTTTGTCAGTTTTACACTTGCAACGTTTTTTGTTTTGAAAAGTCGTTCCAATATCCAAGTGGAGATAGTAGAGGTACCACCACCGAAAATCGAAGTACCGACTAAAGCAAGTACATCAACTGACTCTTCAACAGAGTATGTGACTCCTTCTGTCTACAGAATAGAAGAATTTGATTACAAAAAACTCGTAATTCAAGCAGTTGAAGTGGTTGAAAAGGGCGCAAGTGTATCGGTTTATGTTCTACAATCAGAAGATGCTCTAAAGGTCATCAGGGCTTCTAATCTGCCATTTTTGATCTGCCAATATTCCAAAGATACTTACACAGTTGGGATCGTTGGTGATTACATCTTTCAAAATCTCACGCCTATGCGCACTTTGTATGGAGTACTTGTACTGTCAGTTGTGAACAAAGAAACTGCTATGGAACGAGTATTGGCTTTTAGAAGTGCTGGTTATCCTGCTTATCTGATGCATTTTACACGAGATGGGCGTGATTGGTATTCACTCGTGATAGGGGCTTTTAGCGATGTCAATAGTGCAGAAGATTTTAACAAGAAATTGGATTGGACAGAGGTGATGAAGATAGCTGGTACTCAGCGCCCCGGATATGTGGGGAGAATAACACCTTGA
- a CDS encoding M42 family metallopeptidase codes for MYLKELTELDGVSGNEQQVRDFINQKIRDKVDEVKVDVLGNLIAYKKGTKGKRKIVLAAHMDEVGFMVTNIEEDGTLSFSPVGGVETQVMAGKVVRINGKVLGVIGYKAIHIQDREQLLKPLSVEQLRIYIGAKSKDEASKQVKIGDYVAFTTTFDQENGRATGKAFDDRAGCSVLMDLIDKNDRYEDDVYFTFVVQEEVGLRGSAVVVEQIHPDIAIVIEGTTAGDDPELPEYQWATHLGDGPAITFMHRGYVVNKKVYESIIGVAQKYSIAYQSKRRTAGGTDAARLARTGAGTAAGVVSVPSRYIHSPVSMIDLNDYNNTVLLLQKILEEGEAFAR; via the coding sequence TTGTATCTGAAAGAGTTGACAGAGCTTGACGGGGTATCGGGCAATGAACAACAAGTAAGGGATTTCATAAATCAGAAAATAAGGGACAAAGTTGATGAAGTAAAAGTAGACGTACTTGGTAATCTGATAGCTTACAAAAAAGGAACGAAAGGAAAAAGAAAGATCGTTCTGGCAGCACATATGGACGAGGTTGGTTTCATGGTAACGAATATAGAAGAAGATGGTACTCTGTCATTTTCTCCAGTCGGTGGAGTTGAGACACAAGTCATGGCTGGCAAAGTTGTTCGTATAAACGGTAAGGTCTTAGGTGTGATTGGATATAAAGCCATTCACATACAAGATAGAGAACAATTACTCAAGCCGTTGTCAGTAGAACAATTGCGTATTTACATAGGAGCAAAATCGAAAGATGAGGCATCAAAGCAAGTCAAAATAGGTGATTATGTGGCTTTTACCACCACATTTGATCAAGAAAATGGTAGAGCGACAGGTAAGGCTTTTGATGATCGTGCTGGGTGTTCGGTTTTAATGGACCTAATTGACAAAAATGATCGATACGAAGATGATGTGTATTTTACCTTTGTTGTTCAAGAGGAAGTGGGACTCAGAGGTAGTGCTGTTGTGGTTGAGCAAATTCATCCTGATATAGCGATAGTGATTGAAGGAACTACTGCTGGTGATGACCCTGAATTACCAGAATATCAATGGGCAACCCATCTTGGCGATGGTCCTGCGATTACCTTCATGCACAGAGGATATGTCGTGAATAAAAAGGTATACGAGTCGATAATTGGAGTCGCTCAAAAGTATTCAATTGCATATCAGTCAAAGAGGAGAACCGCCGGGGGAACCGATGCGGCGCGTCTTGCGAGAACGGGAGCAGGTACCGCAGCCGGTGTTGTATCTGTGCCTTCGAGATACATTCACAGCCCGGTTTCCATGATTGATTTGAACGATTACAATAATACGGTTCTACTTTTACAAAAAATTCTCGAGGAAGGGGAGGCATTTGCAAGATGA
- a CDS encoding ComEA family DNA-binding protein has translation MKLSVSEKRLILISFVGLILLLGFALEKSYKKEDVASEEVARRTIEFPIDINVASYEELLEIPGIGPAKARAIIQFREQNGPFKTVDDLVKVSGIGKSTAQRISNYVRLGSSSVPSSIRKINVNTATLEELLELPGIGEVKASEIIKFREKNGFFKKPEDLLQVPGIGPKTVEKIKDMIAF, from the coding sequence TTGAAGCTTTCGGTAAGTGAAAAAAGGTTAATTCTCATTTCTTTTGTTGGTTTGATACTCCTTTTAGGATTTGCACTTGAAAAGAGTTACAAAAAAGAAGATGTGGCATCAGAAGAAGTAGCTCGAAGAACCATTGAATTTCCAATAGATATCAATGTGGCTTCTTACGAAGAGTTACTTGAAATACCTGGGATTGGCCCGGCGAAGGCAAGGGCCATAATTCAATTCAGGGAACAAAATGGTCCCTTTAAAACTGTTGATGATTTAGTAAAAGTCTCTGGAATTGGTAAATCTACGGCTCAGAGGATATCAAATTATGTGAGACTTGGGAGTTCTTCTGTTCCATCAAGTATTAGAAAGATCAATGTAAACACGGCTACTTTGGAAGAACTTTTAGAACTTCCTGGTATAGGAGAAGTCAAAGCAAGTGAAATTATCAAATTCAGAGAGAAAAATGGGTTCTTCAAAAAACCAGAAGATCTTCTACAAGTACCAGGCATAGGTCCAAAAACAGTTGAAAAAATAAAAGATATGATTGCATTCTGA
- a CDS encoding TIGR00725 family protein, producing the protein MNVGVVGYSGSVDSPSIRKIKQTCVQLGEALAKNNHTVFCGGRDGVMELVSEGVKRANGTVVGVLPYGETGNQYLSLRIKTPFDNITRSLVLVESCDVIVSVGGEIGTAIEVLMAYARSKPIILFINTGGWTDRFSEILIEGKYLDSRKNTTVMKASTVEEVIKMIQEIGRKKT; encoded by the coding sequence ATGAACGTCGGTGTCGTTGGATACTCTGGATCTGTTGATTCGCCATCTATCAGAAAGATCAAACAAACTTGCGTTCAACTCGGAGAAGCTCTCGCCAAGAACAACCATACGGTTTTCTGTGGCGGTAGAGATGGTGTGATGGAACTCGTTTCAGAAGGTGTTAAAAGGGCGAATGGAACAGTTGTTGGTGTACTTCCTTACGGTGAGACAGGAAACCAATATCTATCTCTGAGAATCAAAACGCCCTTTGATAACATAACTCGTTCTTTGGTACTTGTTGAAAGTTGCGATGTGATTGTTTCGGTAGGTGGAGAGATTGGAACGGCTATAGAGGTACTCATGGCTTATGCAAGATCCAAACCGATAATACTCTTCATCAACACAGGAGGTTGGACGGATAGATTCTCAGAGATTCTCATCGAAGGAAAGTATCTCGATTCAAGAAAAAACACAACTGTGATGAAGGCGAGTACCGTTGAAGAAGTTATCAAAATGATCCAAGAGATCGGGAGGAAGAAAACATGA
- a CDS encoding FGGY-family carbohydrate kinase, with protein sequence MNDLILSIDCGTQSLRVLLFDPFGRLIDFHKEEYPQPYTSLKPGWAEQDLSVYEQALAKSCFVLKQRNPEKWQMIRAVSVTTQRDTCVLLDGEGRPLKPAILWLDQRMAEYDCHLPLHYKIGFKIIGMDKAAFISAKKCKANWIRQNEPEIWKKTHKFLLLSGWFNYLLTGQFIDSVANQIGHIPFNYKKQRWADPKTDYQPYLFQIEKEKLPQLVDPATIIGELTEYARQLMGLMSKIPVIAAGSDKGCETLAMGCLNESSACASLGTTATLQITSQKYLEPIKFMPPYPAVIPGHFNPEVEIFRGFWMVSWFKNEFGNYEAQLAAQRGVGIEEIFDELLRNTKPGSMGLILQPYWGAGLKMPEARGAIIGFGDVHSRAYLYRAIIEGLSYALLEAAGKMERVSGVPIEKVMVAGGGSRSDFVCQILSNVLNREVFRGEIYEGSGLGAAIVGFVGLKYYRDFNEAVKNMVRYSKKFEPQKEHTQLYSQLYEKVYRKIYKRLRPLYKAMQKITGYPEL encoded by the coding sequence CCTTATACATCATTGAAACCAGGTTGGGCTGAACAAGATTTGTCTGTTTATGAACAAGCGTTGGCGAAATCTTGTTTTGTTTTGAAGCAGAGAAATCCAGAGAAATGGCAAATGATAAGAGCAGTTAGTGTGACGACTCAAAGAGATACATGTGTACTTTTAGATGGAGAAGGTAGACCATTGAAGCCAGCAATACTCTGGCTTGATCAAAGAATGGCTGAATATGATTGTCATTTGCCTTTACATTATAAGATAGGATTCAAAATAATCGGAATGGATAAAGCCGCATTTATCTCAGCAAAAAAATGTAAAGCGAACTGGATAAGGCAAAATGAACCTGAGATATGGAAAAAGACTCATAAATTTCTTTTACTCTCCGGATGGTTCAATTATCTATTGACTGGACAATTCATAGACTCAGTTGCAAATCAGATAGGTCACATCCCTTTCAATTACAAAAAACAAAGATGGGCAGATCCCAAAACAGATTATCAGCCATATCTTTTCCAAATAGAAAAAGAAAAACTACCACAACTGGTTGATCCCGCAACTATTATAGGCGAACTCACTGAATATGCTCGGCAGTTGATGGGTTTAATGTCAAAGATTCCTGTGATCGCCGCCGGTTCAGATAAAGGATGCGAAACGCTTGCGATGGGATGTCTAAATGAATCTTCGGCTTGTGCCAGTTTGGGTACTACCGCAACTTTACAGATAACATCCCAAAAATACCTTGAACCGATCAAATTCATGCCACCATACCCTGCTGTAATTCCTGGACATTTTAATCCAGAAGTTGAGATCTTCAGAGGCTTCTGGATGGTCAGCTGGTTCAAAAACGAATTTGGTAATTATGAAGCGCAATTAGCGGCTCAAAGGGGTGTTGGCATCGAAGAAATCTTTGATGAACTTTTGAGAAATACAAAACCCGGTTCAATGGGCTTGATATTGCAACCTTACTGGGGCGCTGGGTTGAAAATGCCAGAAGCGAGAGGAGCAATCATAGGTTTTGGTGATGTCCACAGCAGAGCATACCTGTACAGAGCGATCATCGAGGGACTTTCATATGCATTGCTCGAAGCTGCTGGAAAAATGGAAAGAGTTTCGGGTGTGCCGATTGAAAAAGTAATGGTAGCTGGTGGTGGTTCAAGATCTGATTTTGTCTGTCAGATACTGTCAAATGTACTCAATCGTGAAGTATTCAGAGGAGAGATCTATGAAGGTTCTGGACTTGGTGCTGCAATAGTTGGATTCGTTGGATTGAAGTACTACAGAGATTTCAATGAAGCTGTGAAAAATATGGTTAGATATTCCAAGAAATTTGAACCACAAAAAGAACATACGCAACTCTACTCGCAACTTTATGAAAAAGTCTACAGAAAAATATACAAAAGACTCCGACCACTTTATAAAGCCATGCAGAAAATAACAGGTTATCCAGAGTTGTGA
- the gltX gene encoding glutamate--tRNA ligase, whose translation MNEVRLRFAPSPTGHLHVGGARTALFNWLYARKMNGKFILRIEDTDLQRSTKESEKAIIESLKWCGIDWDEGPDVGGDFGPYRQSERVLKGIYDHYARILIDKQMAYYTVYDKSDRKKPILNTYEYPEKYIKEGHDITISFKVPEGTTKFYDLLKGDMEFQNSTIEDFVIIKSDGFPTYNYAVVIDDHLMKITHVFRGEDHLSNTPKQIMIYNALQWETPQFMHIPLILGFDRTPLSKRHGATSVEHFRNIGILNTGLMNYLALLGWSVGEEEIFDVREKIKNFDPSSISNKGVVFDPEKLEWVNGKHMRIMDLKRLWCEFTEWIHFTNKKMPESDEQYALRVMSMCREKVNTLSQLYDFSYPFFFDDYVYEQKFIDEYLKTSYAKDVLENALEYFAQLKDWSIEGTEKVCRSLSNTQIASKNKVFQLLRGVVTGKLVTPGLFETLSVLGRERVILRIKRALSNF comes from the coding sequence ATGAACGAAGTAAGACTCAGATTTGCGCCAAGCCCGACGGGACATCTTCATGTAGGGGGTGCCCGAACAGCTCTTTTCAACTGGCTGTATGCCAGAAAAATGAATGGTAAATTCATCTTAAGAATAGAAGATACAGATCTTCAAAGATCAACAAAAGAATCTGAAAAGGCAATCATTGAGTCTTTGAAATGGTGTGGTATTGATTGGGATGAAGGACCAGATGTTGGTGGAGATTTTGGGCCATATAGACAAAGTGAACGTGTTCTTAAAGGGATATACGATCATTATGCTCGAATATTGATTGATAAGCAAATGGCTTACTACACAGTCTATGATAAATCAGACAGGAAAAAACCTATTTTGAACACGTATGAGTATCCAGAAAAATACATAAAAGAAGGTCATGATATCACCATTTCTTTCAAAGTTCCTGAGGGAACAACCAAATTCTATGATCTTCTGAAAGGCGACATGGAGTTTCAAAATTCGACGATAGAGGATTTTGTGATCATAAAATCCGATGGTTTTCCAACTTACAATTACGCTGTTGTGATAGATGATCATCTGATGAAGATCACTCACGTTTTCAGAGGAGAAGACCACCTTTCCAACACTCCTAAGCAGATAATGATCTATAACGCTTTGCAATGGGAAACCCCACAATTCATGCATATACCATTGATACTCGGTTTTGACAGAACTCCTTTGAGCAAAAGACACGGTGCTACTTCTGTTGAACATTTCAGAAATATTGGAATATTAAACACAGGTTTGATGAATTATCTCGCGTTACTCGGCTGGAGCGTTGGTGAAGAGGAAATTTTTGATGTGAGAGAAAAGATCAAAAATTTTGACCCGTCGAGTATATCCAACAAAGGTGTGGTTTTTGACCCTGAAAAACTCGAGTGGGTGAATGGAAAACATATGAGAATTATGGATCTTAAACGGTTGTGGTGTGAATTCACCGAATGGATTCATTTCACAAATAAGAAGATGCCTGAAAGTGATGAACAATATGCTTTGAGAGTGATGTCAATGTGTAGAGAAAAAGTCAACACACTATCTCAGCTCTACGATTTTTCTTATCCATTTTTCTTCGATGATTATGTTTATGAGCAAAAATTCATCGATGAATATCTCAAGACATCTTACGCTAAGGATGTTCTGGAAAATGCCCTTGAGTATTTTGCTCAATTGAAAGATTGGTCCATTGAAGGTACCGAAAAGGTATGCAGATCGCTCTCGAATACCCAAATTGCATCGAAAAATAAAGTCTTTCAACTATTAAGAGGTGTAGTAACTGGAAAGTTAGTCACTCCTGGGCTTTTTGAAACCCTCTCGGTATTAGGTAGAGAGCGTGTTATCTTGCGCATCAAAAGGGCTTTGTCGAATTTCTAA
- a CDS encoding OmpH family outer membrane protein: MKNVTIFLAALVLVLMLFLLYGATQENAKIVFIDVNRITQEYPKMVELNERYKADVQYYQNKINEMTKELENMQKSGASQSDLEKKQAEILARKQQYEQLIQNEYQPKMQQVIDEIANKIDKYAKMMGYDYILSKQALVYGDDAYDITDQLIKYLKAQ; the protein is encoded by the coding sequence ATGAAAAACGTAACTATATTTTTGGCAGCTTTAGTTCTTGTGTTGATGTTATTCTTACTTTACGGAGCCACACAGGAAAATGCAAAGATAGTCTTCATCGATGTGAACAGGATCACTCAGGAGTATCCCAAGATGGTTGAACTCAACGAACGTTACAAAGCAGATGTCCAATATTATCAAAACAAAATCAACGAAATGACAAAAGAACTCGAGAACATGCAAAAATCTGGTGCTTCTCAATCGGATTTGGAGAAAAAACAAGCGGAAATACTTGCAAGGAAACAACAATATGAGCAACTCATTCAAAACGAATATCAACCAAAAATGCAACAGGTGATAGATGAAATAGCAAACAAGATAGACAAATACGCAAAGATGATGGGTTATGATTATATCCTGAGCAAACAAGCACTTGTTTATGGTGACGATGCATACGATATCACTGACCAGCTCATAAAATATTTGAAGGCGCAATGA
- the lptB gene encoding LPS export ABC transporter ATP-binding protein, which yields MNRIECHGLVKKFGRKIVVDHVDLYVEQGEVVGLLGPNGAGKTTIFNMVLGVVIPTSGKIIFSGTDITKVPISQRARFGITYLQQETSVFGGIRVFENVELVLRFYEKNRERRKQKVEELLREFGIWELRDQYANDLSGGEKRRLELARMMALNPSFLLLDEPFVGIDPKTVKDIQQMIRSLKGRNIGIIVTDHTVDALSQVVDRLYIIHKGKIIAQGEPREVLENSTVKEVYLGT from the coding sequence ATGAATAGAATTGAATGCCATGGACTTGTTAAAAAATTTGGAAGGAAGATCGTTGTTGATCACGTAGATCTATATGTTGAACAAGGTGAAGTTGTAGGTCTCTTGGGACCGAATGGTGCCGGCAAAACAACGATCTTCAATATGGTGTTGGGAGTTGTCATTCCCACAAGTGGCAAGATAATATTCTCGGGAACAGACATAACAAAGGTTCCAATCAGTCAAAGAGCAAGATTTGGTATAACATACCTTCAGCAAGAAACATCGGTCTTTGGTGGTATAAGGGTTTTTGAAAACGTCGAATTGGTTCTCAGATTTTATGAAAAAAACAGAGAAAGAAGAAAGCAAAAAGTCGAAGAATTGCTAAGGGAATTTGGGATATGGGAATTGAGAGATCAATACGCAAATGATCTTTCAGGAGGAGAAAAAAGGAGATTAGAACTGGCAAGAATGATGGCGCTCAATCCATCTTTTTTGTTACTCGATGAACCATTTGTTGGTATAGATCCTAAAACGGTGAAGGATATACAGCAGATGATTCGTTCTCTTAAGGGAAGGAACATAGGGATAATAGTGACAGATCACACAGTCGATGCTCTATCGCAAGTTGTTGATCGTCTCTACATCATACACAAAGGAAAGATAATAGCACAGGGAGAACCACGTGAAGTTCTTGAAAATAGTACAGTCAAGGAGGTTTATCTGGGTACATGA
- a CDS encoding M42 family metallopeptidase: MIDLIKKLTQAYGPSGREEEVHNLILQELEGHIDGYKFDNVGNLLVWKTGSSGKKVLFDAHADEIGLVVTNIDEKGFLRVESVGGVPPHSYVGHRVRFPNVVGVVYVEGETEEERKKNFTNLNLDNMFVDIGARNRDEAMKIVPIGSFGVYDSYFYKNGDLLISKSMDDRIGCAIIVEVLKRIEKPHNTVIGSFTVQEEVGLIGASVAAYSLVPDVCVAIDVTDSSDYPKSFKRHSMALGKGPAIKIKDRASISNRNIVEKLIQIAEQQKIPYQMEVLTFGGTNAAALQRTRSGIPSATVSIATRYVHSPSEVVSLEDVENTVELLINYVGKGV; this comes from the coding sequence ATGATAGATCTCATAAAAAAATTAACACAAGCATATGGACCAAGTGGTAGAGAAGAAGAGGTACACAATCTGATTCTTCAAGAACTGGAAGGACACATAGATGGTTATAAATTCGATAATGTTGGAAATCTTTTGGTATGGAAGACAGGTTCAAGTGGCAAGAAGGTCTTATTTGATGCACACGCCGATGAAATAGGGCTTGTCGTTACAAATATCGATGAGAAAGGTTTTCTGAGGGTAGAGAGTGTAGGAGGAGTTCCACCACATTCTTATGTTGGTCACAGGGTTAGGTTTCCAAATGTTGTAGGGGTTGTTTACGTAGAAGGAGAAACGGAAGAAGAGAGAAAGAAGAATTTCACGAATTTGAATTTAGACAATATGTTTGTCGATATTGGAGCGAGAAATCGTGATGAAGCGATGAAGATCGTGCCCATAGGTTCTTTTGGTGTTTACGATTCATATTTCTACAAAAACGGAGATCTGTTGATCAGTAAGTCCATGGATGATCGAATAGGTTGTGCTATCATAGTCGAAGTTCTCAAGAGGATTGAGAAGCCTCACAATACAGTCATAGGTTCATTTACAGTACAGGAAGAGGTAGGACTCATTGGTGCATCGGTTGCTGCTTATTCTTTGGTTCCTGATGTGTGTGTTGCTATTGATGTCACTGATTCTTCAGATTATCCAAAATCTTTCAAGAGACACTCGATGGCTCTTGGGAAGGGTCCGGCGATAAAGATCAAAGACAGGGCTTCAATCAGTAACAGAAATATCGTAGAAAAACTCATACAGATAGCCGAGCAACAGAAAATTCCGTATCAGATGGAGGTTCTCACGTTTGGCGGGACAAATGCTGCAGCACTTCAAAGAACAAGATCTGGCATACCTTCTGCCACGGTATCGATTGCCACAAGATATGTGCATTCTCCGAGCGAAGTTGTCTCTCTGGAAGATGTAGAAAATACTGTGGAGTTACTCATAAATTATGTGGGGAAGGGAGTGTAA